In Natranaerobius thermophilus JW/NM-WN-LF, the genomic stretch CCTAGCCTATTAAAGGAGTTGCGGACAGATTTAATTAAAGAAGTGGATTTAGTGGAAAAAGCCATGCATATCTTGGCTGATTCCTTTAGACACAGTAGTGCCAACGTGGCTTTAGGCGGGACAAAGAATATTTTAAATCAGCCTGAATTTAATGATCTTAAAAAGGTGAAAGAGTTACTATCATTTTTTGAGAATGAAGAGGTCTTGGCTGAATTGCTTTCTGAATCGGAAGGCATTGTTGTGCGAATTGGGAAGGAAAACCCCAGGGATGAAGTGAAAGATTGCAGTCTAGTAACTGCTAGTTACGAATTAAATGGACGCCCCCTGGGTACTATAGGTGTTTTAGGTCCTACCAGGATGGATTACTCCAGGGTGATTGCCATAGTGGCTCAAATTGCCAATGAACTTACAATGGCATTGGATAAAAAGAAAATTACTGAGGAGTAGGTGATGATTATGAAAAAAGAAAATAATCAAAATATCACAGAAGAACAAAAGCAATCGGCCAACCAAAAGAAAGAACAAAATCAAAAAGATACAGAAACAACAAACACACTGGAAAATCACAAAGAGGAAGTAGAAAGCCGAGAAGAATCAGGTGAAGCAGAAGACTTACAATACCAGGGACAAGGGGAGGAGAATTTGGAGAAAAAAATTGAGGATTTAGAAAACCAGAACGAGCGTTTAGAGGAGGAAAAACAGAGCTATCTCCAGCAATTGAAACGTTTACAAGCAGATTTTGATAATTATAAAAAGCGTACTGCAAAAGAATGGGAACGCACAAGCACAGAAAAAGCAAAAGAATTGGCAGAGGATATATTACCAATTTTGGACAATTTTGAAAGGGCTCTTAACAACATTGACGACGAAAAAGTTGACCCCAATTTCTATGAAGGGGTTAATATGATTTATGATCAATTATATGAGGTACTAACCAAAAATGGGTTAGAGCGAATTGAAGCAGAAGGCCAAGAATTTGACCCTAATTATCACGAAGCGGTTATGCAAGTTGACAGTGAGGAACATGAAAGCAATGTTGTCATTGAGGAGATTCAACCTGGCTTTCTATTTAAAGATCGCCTGCTGAGAGCAAGTGTAGTAAAAGTTTCCAGATAATAGATAATCTGGATTCAAAATGATTTGAACTATTCTATTCAAAACAAAACTTAAGGGAGGTAATAGTTATGGGTAAAATAATTGGAATCGATCTGGGAACGACCAATTCATGTATGGCAGTAATGGAAGGTGGAGAAACCAGTATAATTACTAATGTTGAAGGTGATAGAACTACCCCTTCCGTGGTAGCTTTCAAAGATGATGGTGAGCGCCTGGTTGGTCAGGTTGCTAAACGCCAAGCTATCACTAATCCTGATAGAACAATCGCTTCTATTAAACGGCATATGGGGACCAACCATACTGAAAACATAGATAGCAAAAAGTACACTCCTCAAGAAATCAGTGCTATGGTTCTTCAAAAACTTAAAAGAGATGCAGAAGAATACTTAGGAGAAGAAGTTAGCGAGGCTGTTATTACTGTTCCAGCATATTTTTCAGACAGTCAGAGACAGGCAACAAAGGATGCTGGGAAAATTGCAGGTTTAGAAGTAAAAAGAATTATTAACGAACCAACTGCAGCTTCTTTGGCATACGGTATAGATAAAGAGGAAGAAGATCAGACAATTTTAGTTTACGACTTAGGTGGAGGAACTTTTGATGTCTCCTTACTAGAACTGGGAGATGGAGTTTTTGAAGTTAAAGCTACTAGTGGGAATAACAAGCTAGGTGGAGATGATTTCGATCAGAGAATTGTGGATCACCTGGCAGAAGAATTTAAAAAAGAACATGGAGTTGACCTTAGAGAAGACAATATGAGTCTTCAAAGGCTTAAGGAAGCGGCAGAGAAAGCAAAAGTAGAATTGTCTAGTGTTTCTCAAACAAATATTAACTTACCCTTTATCACATCTACTGACGAAGGCCCAAAACACTTGAATATGGACTTGACTAGGGCTAAATTTGAAGAACTTACCAGTGACTTAGTTGATAAAACTATAGAGCCAATGAAGCAAGCCATGAAAGACGCTGGAGTTTCTGCTGGAGATATTAATAAAGTAATCTTAGTTGGAGGTTCTACACGAATTCCAGCTGTACAAAGAGAAGTTAAAAAAATTACCGGAAAAGATCCTTATAAAGGAATTAATCCCGATGAGGTTGTAGCTCGAGGAGCAGCTATTCAAGCAGGAGTTCTTAGTGGTGATGTCAAAGATGTATTATTATTGGATGTTACACCTCTATCTTTAGGAATTGAGACATTGGGTGGTGTATTCACCAAATTAATTGAAAGAAACACAACTATCCCTACAAGTAAGCAACAAGTCTTTTCAACTGCAGCAGATAATCAAACCAGTGTTGAAATTCATGTCTTGCAGGGCGAGCGTGAGATGGCAAAGGATAATAAATCCTTGGGTAAATTCATACTGGATGGTATACCACCGGCTCCAAGGGGAGTACCTCAAATAGAGGTCACCTTTGACATTGATGCCAACGGAATTTTAAATGTAAGTGCTAAAGACAAAGGAACTGGTAAAGAGCAAAAAATTACAGTAGAACCTTCTAGTGGGTTATCTGAAGAAGATGTAGAAGAAATGGTTAAAGAAGCTCAAGAACATGAAGAAGAAGATAAGAAAAAACGTGAAAAAATAGAAGCTCGTAACGAAGCTGATTCACTAGTCTATAATACTGAGAAGACCTTAAACGACTTGGGTGAACAAGTAGACGAATCTAAAAAGAAAGAAGTGGAAGATGCTATTCAGAAAGTTAAAGATGCCCTAGAAGAAGATGATCTTGATCAAATAAACTCGGCCAAGGAAGAACTAACTAACCACTTCCACGAATTAAGCCAAAAGATATATCAAGATGCCCAGGCTCAAACGGGAGAAGCAGGTGCCGATGCAGCAGGAGATCCAGAAAGCCAGGGTCAAGAAGAGGATGTAGTCGATGCTGACTATGAAGTTGACAATGAAGAAGACGACGATCAACAGCAAAAAGGCTAATAATTATAAATTTAATTGCACTAAAGGGTGATTGTAATGGCAAAACGTGATTATTACGAAATTTTAGGTGTGGACCGAAATGCCAGTCAAAATGAAATAAAGAAAGCCTACCGAAAATTGGCGAGGAAATACCATCCTGATGTTAATCAAGATGATGAACAAGCAGAAGATAAATTTAAAGAAATTCAAGAGGCTTATGAAGTCCTCGGTGATGAACAAAAGCGTACACGCTATGATCAATTCGGCCACGCCGGAGTCAATGGTGATGGGCACCAGCAATATGGTGGCTTTGGCGGCCAAGATTTTGGTGGTTTTGGTGGCTTTGAAGATATTTTTGATGCCTTTTTTGGGGGCGGTTTTTCAGGCGGCGAAAGACGACGCCGCCCTCGTAAAGGTTCGGATTTAAGATATAAACTGGAAATTGAATTTGAAGAAGCTGTTTTCGGTGCTGAAAAGGAAGTTCGGATTCCACGGACAGAAAACTGTGAGAAATGTGATGGATCAGGAGCTAAACCAGGAACTCAACCGGAAACTTGTTCAGCTTGTAATGGTAGTGGCGAGATGCGCCAGGTCAAAGAAACTCCTTTTGGAAGGTTTGTTAATGTAGCTACTTGTAGTAGATGTGGTGGTGAAGGAACTGTAATCAAAGAACACTGTCCTGAGTGTCAAGGAGAAGGTAAAGTCGTAAGACGTAGGAAGGTTAAGTTGAACATTCCTGAGGGAGTTGATAATGGTACCAGATTGAGAGTAAGAGGGGAAGGCCAAGCTGGAACTTATGGTGGCCCCCCAGGTGACTTGTATGTAGATATTTCTGTTAAACCTCATGATACTTTTAAACGTGATGGTACCACTGTTTATTCTGAAATAAATGTGAGTTTTGTTGAAGCTATTTTGGGAACTGAAATTGAAGTTCCTACTTTAGATGGCAAGTCAAAATTAAAGATTCCCGCAGGCACACAACCGAAAACTGAGTTCACTTTAAAAGGAAAAGGAGTACCACATTTCAAACGAAAAGGACGAGGAGATCAAATCGTCATAGTAAATGTAGATATTCCTAAAAAACTTACACAAAAGCAAAAACAACTTGTCAGAGAGTTGGCCTTATCTATGGGGAAAAACATCTCATCTGACGAAAGTTTTTTAAACAGGGTTAAAAAAGCCCTGGGAGGAAATGAATGATTCCAAAATAATGAAAAGGGGCGAGAACATGAAGTGGGCCGAATTGACACTCACCACAGAGAGGGAAGCCATGGAAGCTGTTTCTAATTTATTTCACGAATCGGGAGCAGGTGGAGTTGTAATTAAAGATCCCAAAATAGTACCCCAATTAGATGAAGATGAGTTATGGCAAGACCCACAAAAGTTAGAAAAACATGCGGAACACAGTTTGATTGACAGAGTATATGTTATGGCATATTTACCCTGGGATGAAGAACTATCTAACAAACTAAGTACTATTAGAGAAAGAATCAGTGACATGGAGAATTATGGTTTGAATGTCTCTGCTAATGATCTCAATGTTAGTAAAGTAGATGAAGACGATTGGTCGGAAGCGTGGAAAGAGTACTATCAACCTGTAAACGTTAATGGAATTACTGTCCGGCCCACTTGGACTTCCCCGGATAATAATGAGCAAACTACAATTTGGTTGGATCCAGGAATGGCTTTTGGGACGGGAACTCATCCCACTACTATTATGTGTATTTCCTTTTTAAAACAATATCTACAGGGAAATGAAAAAGTTATTGACTTAGGATGTGGTTCAGGGATTCTGTCAATAGCTGCTGCTAAGTTAGGAGTTGAAAAAGTTTTTGCTTATGATATTGATTCGGTAGCCTGTAGGGTAGCTGGTCAAAATGCTAACTTGAATGAAGTTAGAGATTTAATAGACATTAAACGGGGAGATGTTAAAAAACAAGTAGTTGAAGAAAAGGCAGATGTAGTTGTCGGTAATTTGATTTCGGATATAATTATTTCTTTAGTACCAAATATAAAATATATGATGAAGGAAAATGCAATTTTCATTGGATCGGGTATTGCTGTAAACAAAAAAGAAGCTGTTATTGATGAATTTAATAGTCATGGTATGGAAATTGTTGCAGAGGAAACCTCAGGGGAGTGGATAGCCCTGGTGGTTCGCAATTAGTGGTCAAATACCAAGAATTTTTTTAGAAGAAAATTCATTAACTGAAGTTAGTGCAGGCCAGAAAATAACAGGTTCCCGAGAAGATTACCACTATTTGACACGTGTGTTACGTTTGAAAATTGGTGATCGAGTAATTTTGCTAGATGGTAAAGGAGGAGCCTGTTTTAGTTTTATAAATAGATTAGGAGAAGGCCAAATTGAATTTGAATTAGAAGAACCATTAATTGATAATAAAGAAGCGCCTATACGAATAACCTTGGCCCAATCATTGATTAAAAAAGACAACTTTGAATTTGTACTCCAAAAAGGTACCGAATTGGGAGCGACTGAATTTTATCCCCTGATAAGTCAACGTACAGAAGTGAATTTATTAAATAAATCAGACAAAAAAGTCTCCAAAAAGCTAACTCGCTGGCGAGAAATAGTTAAAAACGCTGCAGAGCAATGTCAGAGGCAAGTACTACCTCTAATTCATTACCCCGTCAATTTTGAAAAGTATCTAAAAAATAACAATGAGAATTCGAACAATAATGGTTCGAGATTAAAAATAATGTGTCATGAACAAGAAAACACCCCCTTAAAAAAGGTCCTGAAAACTATCGAGACTCCACCGTCTTCTGCTATAATATTGATAGGGCCAGAAGGGGGTTTTTCCCATAATGAAGTGGATTTAGCTCGGGAACAAGGTTTTTCTTCTGTGAGTATGGGTCCTAGAATACTAAGAGCTGAAACTGCAGGTATAGTTGCCGTCTCAGCAATTCTATACGAATTAGCAGATTTGGGAGGAACTGAGCAATGTCAGACGTACCAAGGGTGAAATTCATTACTTTTGGATGTAAAGTTAATCAGTATGATTCAGAAGCCCTGAAAGAATTATTCCAGGACAGGGGATTTGAGATAAGTGATTGGAATCCTCAGGAATTGGATAATATTGATGTGGCTATTATTAACACATGTACAGTTACACATTTAGCCGATCGCAAGGCTCGACAGCATATCAGAAAACTCAAGAGGCGAAACCCAAATTGTGTTATAGCGGTTACTGGCTGTTATCCTCAGACTGATCCTCAAACAGTTAAAGCTTTAGAAGGCGTGGATATTGTCCATGGAATTGAAGATAGATCAGGTTTAGTTGAACTGGTAGAGCAGGCTTTATCTAAGGAAAACATCTGGCAGGGAGCTATACATCTACATGACTCAAGACCAAAGGGAGAATTTGAAAACTTAAAGATCAAAAACTTTAAAAAACATGATAGAACAAGACATTTCTTAAAAATACAAGAAGGTTGTGACCAATTTTGTTCTTATTGTATTATCCCTTATGCCAGAGGACATTTGCGAAGTCGCCCGCCAGAAGATGTTATTTCTGAGATTAAACAGGCAGTTAGTAATGGATTTAAAGAAATAGTACTAACAGGTATAAATCTAGGAGCTTATGGCCGTGAAAATTCAAATTTACCCAATTTGGCAACCTTGCTGGATAAAATCATTCACCTAAAGGGGGATTACAGAATAAGATTGAGCTCTTGTGAACCTCAAGAAATTACTATTGGGTTATTAGAGCTGGTTACTAATTCTGAAAAAATCTGTAAACATCTTCATATACCTCTCCAAAGTGGGGATAATGAAATTTTAAAAGCAATGAATAGAGATTATTCAAAAGAA encodes the following:
- the prmA gene encoding 50S ribosomal protein L11 methyltransferase; its protein translation is MNDSKIMKRGENMKWAELTLTTEREAMEAVSNLFHESGAGGVVIKDPKIVPQLDEDELWQDPQKLEKHAEHSLIDRVYVMAYLPWDEELSNKLSTIRERISDMENYGLNVSANDLNVSKVDEDDWSEAWKEYYQPVNVNGITVRPTWTSPDNNEQTTIWLDPGMAFGTGTHPTTIMCISFLKQYLQGNEKVIDLGCGSGILSIAAAKLGVEKVFAYDIDSVACRVAGQNANLNEVRDLIDIKRGDVKKQVVEEKADVVVGNLISDIIISLVPNIKYMMKENAIFIGSGIAVNKKEAVIDEFNSHGMEIVAEETSGEWIALVVRN
- the dnaJ gene encoding molecular chaperone DnaJ, with product MAKRDYYEILGVDRNASQNEIKKAYRKLARKYHPDVNQDDEQAEDKFKEIQEAYEVLGDEQKRTRYDQFGHAGVNGDGHQQYGGFGGQDFGGFGGFEDIFDAFFGGGFSGGERRRRPRKGSDLRYKLEIEFEEAVFGAEKEVRIPRTENCEKCDGSGAKPGTQPETCSACNGSGEMRQVKETPFGRFVNVATCSRCGGEGTVIKEHCPECQGEGKVVRRRKVKLNIPEGVDNGTRLRVRGEGQAGTYGGPPGDLYVDISVKPHDTFKRDGTTVYSEINVSFVEAILGTEIEVPTLDGKSKLKIPAGTQPKTEFTLKGKGVPHFKRKGRGDQIVIVNVDIPKKLTQKQKQLVRELALSMGKNISSDESFLNRVKKALGGNE
- the grpE gene encoding nucleotide exchange factor GrpE, with product MKKENNQNITEEQKQSANQKKEQNQKDTETTNTLENHKEEVESREESGEAEDLQYQGQGEENLEKKIEDLENQNERLEEEKQSYLQQLKRLQADFDNYKKRTAKEWERTSTEKAKELAEDILPILDNFERALNNIDDEKVDPNFYEGVNMIYDQLYEVLTKNGLERIEAEGQEFDPNYHEAVMQVDSEEHESNVVIEEIQPGFLFKDRLLRASVVKVSR
- a CDS encoding 16S rRNA (uracil(1498)-N(3))-methyltransferase, producing the protein MFLEENSLTEVSAGQKITGSREDYHYLTRVLRLKIGDRVILLDGKGGACFSFINRLGEGQIEFELEEPLIDNKEAPIRITLAQSLIKKDNFEFVLQKGTELGATEFYPLISQRTEVNLLNKSDKKVSKKLTRWREIVKNAAEQCQRQVLPLIHYPVNFEKYLKNNNENSNNNGSRLKIMCHEQENTPLKKVLKTIETPPSSAIILIGPEGGFSHNEVDLAREQGFSSVSMGPRILRAETAGIVAVSAILYELADLGGTEQCQTYQG
- the dnaK gene encoding molecular chaperone DnaK, translated to MGKIIGIDLGTTNSCMAVMEGGETSIITNVEGDRTTPSVVAFKDDGERLVGQVAKRQAITNPDRTIASIKRHMGTNHTENIDSKKYTPQEISAMVLQKLKRDAEEYLGEEVSEAVITVPAYFSDSQRQATKDAGKIAGLEVKRIINEPTAASLAYGIDKEEEDQTILVYDLGGGTFDVSLLELGDGVFEVKATSGNNKLGGDDFDQRIVDHLAEEFKKEHGVDLREDNMSLQRLKEAAEKAKVELSSVSQTNINLPFITSTDEGPKHLNMDLTRAKFEELTSDLVDKTIEPMKQAMKDAGVSAGDINKVILVGGSTRIPAVQREVKKITGKDPYKGINPDEVVARGAAIQAGVLSGDVKDVLLLDVTPLSLGIETLGGVFTKLIERNTTIPTSKQQVFSTAADNQTSVEIHVLQGEREMAKDNKSLGKFILDGIPPAPRGVPQIEVTFDIDANGILNVSAKDKGTGKEQKITVEPSSGLSEEDVEEMVKEAQEHEEEDKKKREKIEARNEADSLVYNTEKTLNDLGEQVDESKKKEVEDAIQKVKDALEEDDLDQINSAKEELTNHFHELSQKIYQDAQAQTGEAGADAAGDPESQGQEEDVVDADYEVDNEEDDDQQQKG
- the mtaB gene encoding tRNA (N(6)-L-threonylcarbamoyladenosine(37)-C(2))-methylthiotransferase MtaB; this encodes MSDVPRVKFITFGCKVNQYDSEALKELFQDRGFEISDWNPQELDNIDVAIINTCTVTHLADRKARQHIRKLKRRNPNCVIAVTGCYPQTDPQTVKALEGVDIVHGIEDRSGLVELVEQALSKENIWQGAIHLHDSRPKGEFENLKIKNFKKHDRTRHFLKIQEGCDQFCSYCIIPYARGHLRSRPPEDVISEIKQAVSNGFKEIVLTGINLGAYGRENSNLPNLATLLDKIIHLKGDYRIRLSSCEPQEITIGLLELVTNSEKICKHLHIPLQSGDNEILKAMNRDYSKEDYRKIVMAAREKSPSIAITTDIIVGFPGESANHFRNTKEFVKKIGFSDIHIFQYSPRKNTPAQEFSDQVHSKEKKARSQELIEISRDLSRVYHEQFIDKTVPVLVEKHEEDVASGVSDTYLKVTFNVESEINLYNKICQVQINSADEEMVYGELPE